The genomic interval TGGTAACGGGAGCGGGTTGTGTTGCCGCGCGCGTCTTCAGCGTCGGAGAAGGTGCTGCCGCGTTCTTACTAGTGTCCGAAGCGCTGGAAGTCTCGCCTCCGGCACCGGGCGTCGAAGTCGCGGACGGCTGGCTCGCAGGAGCAGGCTCGTTGTTGGCATTGTTTTTGTTTCCACAGGCGCTGGCGAACATCATCAACGCCGCGATCAGAGGCAGGGTGAGCTTCTTCATGTGGGGGATCACTGGCTTCTCCTCGAGGGGAACGAGAAATGATCACGCACGAAAAAATGCGTGACGAAAGCTTCGCGAACGAAGCTATCACAGATTCAGCGACGCAGGGCGCGGAGCGTCAGCGAAGTTAACCGGCGACTTCTTCTAGCTGCTTGGTATCGACATCGAAATTCGAATACACGTGTTGCACGTCGTCGTGATCTTCGAGAGCTTCGAGCAGGCGGATCATCGTGTTGGCAGCCTGGCCTTCGAGCTTGATGTAGTTCTGCGGAATCATCGAGACCTCGGCCACAGTCGTCTCCAGCCCCGCTCCTTTGACCGCGTTCAGGACACTCTCAAAGGCCGATGGATCGGTAACAATCTCCCAATCGTTGCCATCATCGCGCAGGTCGTCGCCGCCGTTTTCAAGTACAAGCGACATCAGATCGTCTTCCTTCGCTGCCGATTTGGGAACGACAATGTATCCCTTCTTGTGGAACATCCACGCAACGGAACCTGATTCGCCCAAGTTCCCACCATTCTTGGTAAAGGCGTGACGAATTTCGCTCACCGTGCGATTGCGGTTATCGGTCGTGACATCGACA from Terriglobales bacterium carries:
- a CDS encoding YebC/PmpR family DNA-binding transcriptional regulator; translated protein: MSGHSKWATIKHKKGALDAKRGKIFTRLIKEITMAAKSGGDPEGNPRLRTAIAAAKAENMPADNIKRAVQRGTGELPGATYEEILFEGYGPGGVALLVDVTTDNRNRTVSEIRHAFTKNGGNLGESGSVAWMFHKKGYIVVPKSAAKEDDLMSLVLENGGDDLRDDGNDWEIVTDPSAFESVLNAVKGAGLETTVAEVSMIPQNYIKLEGQAANTMIRLLEALEDHDDVQHVYSNFDVDTKQLEEVAG